One window from the genome of Bdellovibrio sp. NC01 encodes:
- a CDS encoding tail fiber domain-containing protein codes for MSFGRLLNVFVLTISLLGYSLSEASNKSLTYQGRILKSDGSPLEFNNVSFIFQVLNPSGSCVLYQEQVTGYNMVNSGGVFDVTIGGGTINFPLTASFSILDSFNNSGPYTCGSCSGYTCTNGSSTYNPLADDGRVLRVQFHDGSGWKTISPDNIIRSVPYAAYSLSAQKLGTNDVTDFVLKNEVNSNTNCDSGNFLTWNATTKSFGCSGVSGASGGTVTNVASSNSYITITNGSANASLTLNVGTVANTVAAGNDPRIVNAIQSGATASGDLGGTYPGPSVIALRGVGISATTPTSGQFFKFNGTNWTPAAIAISDVTNLTTTLSGYQTTSAFNTAVGSANCAAYETPYWNSVAGKFLCQAINVSLAGDVSGTIGAASVDKIKGYDIDLSTAPTNGQVLKYNGTKWIAGSDNNGGGTVTSVSASAPLSVTNGSTTPAISISQATTSTNGYLSSADWNTFNSKQAAGSYITALTGDVTASGPGSAASTVAKLQGSTLTLTAPANKDYLKFNGTAFVNSPLTASDLSGTIPAANLPAFTGDVTSSAGSTVLTLAAAGTAGTYYKVTTDSKGRVTSGAASLVAADIPALDWSKITTGKPNSLSGYGINDPLVSNAGGTPSIQTGLDASKPGTPSAGAIYFATDSKVIYQYNGGTWVSIASASGSGGTITGVTAGTGLSGGGTTGSVTLNLANTAVTAGSYTRATITVDAQGRITSAANGAAIDLTSGVTNILPIANGGTGASTALGAINALSPLTTKGDILVRDATNNIRLPVGTNAQVLSADSTQASGLKWITPTNGTVTNVTGTLPIVVATGTTTPAISVNAATTSAQGVVQVGSGIAVSSGTISADPANFPSAVPVSKGGTGATTMTANRLVASDGTGSSYIPFNCGVGQTISFNASGVAGCSTYTAAGMFINGGNSFAAAATLGTTDNNNLSFITNNTSRMTILNSGNVGINTTNPGANLHVVGAAAFENNTATSSGPTFSFWKNRNYAAVNNNDELGFISFYGHDGTGTYRSSYIASHAEGAPASGTHTVKGRLEFYTTGAGASDSTERMRIDSSGNIGIGTTSPTAPLTVFGGGLFGDKTTMPSDFSTIETNTYLNAVYNQTATAAGTFGAFGSWMRITPAANSSQTSQALSGGLSYNVPSGVTVSGTGSALWLSAVRNRYNGNTDSGTVSNLQGITLNYGNEAYVAGQTPQTTNAYGITINPEIQTGTITNMYDLYLNTKATGGTVTNKYSIYQADTGSSNFFNGKTGIGTTAPAYLLDIRNNTAVGQVHISGTGNDDGAYLLATAGGAYLSSQTAYNGTNWIAKSTAANVITQDANGIYFFSNTGLTAGSSYTPTVRVAISNAGNLGINTTTNPTPGNSNGMLNIMANTGWDGLNIKSNATNNLINLWNVSNANGVISFYTGASQTQVGSISTNATNTAYNTSSDRRMKENIVDTSFSLVDLLKIKVHDYNYIIDKDKTKVTGFIAQELYKVFPYAVTTNGDDGEGPLKKKQPWSIDYGKLTPLLVKSIQDLKTEKDAEIHSLRSENAELKKENAEIKARLERIERAISSIKEK; via the coding sequence ATGAGTTTTGGGCGTCTATTGAACGTATTTGTATTAACCATTTCTTTATTGGGTTACTCACTTAGTGAGGCATCCAATAAGTCTTTGACGTATCAAGGACGCATTCTAAAGTCTGATGGTTCGCCACTCGAATTCAATAATGTCAGCTTCATTTTTCAAGTTTTAAATCCAAGTGGTTCCTGCGTTCTTTATCAAGAGCAAGTCACGGGCTACAACATGGTGAATTCCGGTGGTGTGTTCGATGTCACGATTGGTGGCGGAACAATTAACTTCCCACTGACTGCTAGCTTTTCAATTCTGGACTCATTTAATAACTCAGGCCCGTATACTTGTGGATCTTGTTCTGGTTATACGTGCACGAATGGTTCTAGCACTTACAATCCCCTTGCGGATGATGGACGTGTCTTAAGAGTGCAATTCCATGATGGCTCGGGTTGGAAAACAATCTCTCCAGATAATATTATTCGTTCGGTTCCTTATGCGGCGTATTCTTTGAGTGCGCAAAAATTAGGAACGAATGATGTCACCGACTTTGTTCTGAAAAACGAAGTCAACAGTAATACAAATTGCGACAGCGGTAACTTCCTTACTTGGAATGCGACGACAAAATCATTTGGTTGCTCCGGTGTGTCTGGCGCAAGTGGTGGTACAGTTACGAACGTTGCCTCTTCGAACTCTTATATAACAATTACCAATGGTTCTGCGAATGCATCTCTGACTTTGAATGTCGGAACTGTTGCGAATACGGTCGCTGCTGGTAATGATCCACGCATCGTGAATGCGATTCAATCTGGTGCGACAGCAAGTGGTGATCTTGGCGGCACTTACCCAGGTCCTTCTGTTATCGCCCTTCGTGGAGTTGGAATTTCAGCAACGACTCCAACGTCAGGACAATTCTTCAAATTCAATGGTACGAACTGGACTCCGGCTGCTATTGCGATAAGTGACGTTACAAACTTAACGACAACACTATCGGGATATCAAACAACTTCTGCATTTAATACGGCAGTTGGTTCTGCAAATTGTGCTGCTTATGAAACTCCTTATTGGAATTCAGTTGCGGGTAAATTCTTGTGTCAGGCAATCAATGTATCACTAGCTGGTGATGTCAGTGGAACTATCGGTGCTGCATCTGTAGATAAAATTAAAGGCTATGACATTGATTTGTCGACGGCTCCAACAAATGGCCAAGTCTTAAAATACAATGGCACAAAATGGATTGCTGGTAGTGATAACAATGGCGGCGGGACTGTGACTTCAGTTTCTGCTTCAGCACCGTTATCGGTCACGAATGGTTCAACGACGCCTGCGATTTCAATTTCACAAGCGACGACTTCGACGAATGGTTATTTGTCTTCTGCTGATTGGAATACTTTTAATTCTAAGCAAGCTGCGGGCAGCTACATCACTGCTTTAACTGGCGATGTAACAGCGAGTGGTCCTGGTTCTGCAGCGTCTACAGTAGCCAAACTTCAGGGTTCAACACTGACTTTAACTGCGCCTGCAAATAAAGATTATTTGAAATTCAACGGCACTGCTTTTGTGAATTCACCTTTAACTGCGAGTGACTTAAGCGGAACTATTCCAGCGGCGAATCTTCCTGCATTCACAGGTGATGTGACTTCTTCAGCCGGATCAACGGTGTTAACGTTAGCAGCCGCTGGCACTGCTGGAACCTACTATAAAGTGACAACGGATTCTAAAGGTCGCGTTACTTCGGGTGCTGCTTCTTTAGTTGCCGCTGACATTCCAGCGCTCGATTGGTCGAAAATCACGACCGGCAAACCGAATTCGTTAAGTGGTTACGGAATTAATGACCCGTTAGTTTCAAATGCTGGTGGTACGCCTTCAATTCAAACAGGTCTTGATGCTTCAAAACCAGGAACACCTTCAGCGGGTGCAATTTACTTTGCGACCGATTCAAAAGTTATTTATCAATATAACGGTGGTACTTGGGTTTCAATCGCTTCTGCGAGTGGATCAGGTGGTACGATCACAGGTGTGACCGCTGGCACCGGTTTATCTGGCGGTGGTACAACTGGTTCAGTGACATTGAATCTTGCAAATACGGCGGTGACAGCGGGTTCTTATACTCGTGCTACGATCACAGTGGATGCGCAAGGCCGTATCACTTCAGCGGCGAATGGTGCTGCTATCGATTTAACTTCGGGTGTGACAAATATTTTACCTATCGCAAATGGTGGTACGGGGGCTTCGACCGCACTGGGTGCGATCAATGCGTTGTCTCCGTTAACGACAAAGGGCGATATCTTAGTTCGCGATGCCACAAATAACATCCGCTTGCCAGTCGGTACAAATGCGCAAGTTTTGTCGGCTGATTCCACGCAAGCAAGTGGTTTGAAATGGATTACTCCAACGAACGGAACTGTGACGAATGTTACTGGTACTTTGCCCATCGTCGTTGCAACGGGCACGACGACTCCGGCGATCAGTGTGAATGCTGCAACAACATCCGCTCAAGGTGTGGTGCAAGTGGGTTCTGGTATCGCGGTCTCTTCGGGAACGATCTCCGCTGATCCAGCAAACTTCCCTTCTGCGGTTCCTGTTTCTAAAGGTGGTACGGGCGCCACAACGATGACAGCGAATCGCTTAGTTGCTTCTGACGGAACAGGTTCTTCCTACATTCCATTTAATTGCGGTGTTGGACAAACGATTAGCTTTAATGCCAGTGGTGTGGCTGGTTGTTCGACGTATACAGCTGCCGGAATGTTCATCAATGGCGGCAATAGTTTTGCTGCAGCCGCAACTCTTGGAACAACGGATAATAATAACTTGTCGTTCATCACGAATAACACATCCCGCATGACGATTTTAAATAGTGGCAACGTTGGTATCAATACAACAAACCCGGGTGCAAATCTTCATGTCGTTGGTGCCGCAGCATTTGAAAATAACACTGCGACTTCAAGTGGTCCGACGTTTAGTTTTTGGAAAAATCGCAACTACGCCGCTGTTAATAACAATGACGAGTTAGGTTTTATTTCCTTTTATGGTCATGATGGTACGGGCACATATCGTTCATCTTATATTGCTTCTCATGCAGAGGGCGCTCCTGCAAGTGGCACTCATACAGTTAAAGGTCGTTTAGAGTTTTATACAACCGGCGCTGGCGCAAGTGATTCGACAGAAAGAATGCGCATTGATTCGTCTGGCAACATCGGTATTGGAACGACCTCACCCACTGCTCCACTGACAGTCTTTGGTGGTGGTTTGTTTGGTGATAAAACCACAATGCCTTCTGACTTCAGCACGATTGAAACAAACACTTATTTGAACGCAGTATACAATCAAACGGCTACAGCAGCTGGGACTTTTGGTGCATTCGGTTCTTGGATGCGCATTACTCCAGCAGCCAACTCTTCACAAACTTCGCAGGCTCTTTCTGGTGGTCTTTCTTACAACGTCCCTTCCGGTGTTACAGTTAGTGGCACTGGTTCAGCACTGTGGTTAAGTGCCGTTCGCAATCGCTACAATGGCAATACCGACAGTGGTACCGTATCGAACTTGCAGGGCATCACTTTGAATTACGGTAATGAAGCTTACGTTGCGGGACAGACGCCACAAACGACAAACGCCTACGGCATCACGATTAATCCAGAGATTCAGACTGGTACAATTACGAACATGTATGACCTTTATCTGAACACTAAAGCTACCGGCGGAACTGTCACAAACAAATACAGTATCTATCAAGCAGACACAGGCTCATCAAATTTCTTTAATGGCAAAACGGGCATAGGAACGACGGCACCCGCTTATCTATTGGATATCCGCAACAATACAGCTGTGGGTCAGGTGCACATTTCAGGAACTGGAAATGACGACGGTGCTTACTTGTTAGCAACTGCAGGTGGAGCTTACTTAAGCTCGCAAACTGCTTATAACGGCACAAACTGGATTGCTAAATCTACAGCCGCGAACGTAATTACCCAAGATGCAAATGGTATTTATTTTTTCAGCAATACCGGATTAACTGCGGGCTCGTCTTATACTCCTACGGTACGAGTCGCGATTTCAAATGCAGGAAATCTTGGAATCAATACAACGACAAATCCAACGCCTGGAAACTCCAACGGCATGCTCAATATCATGGCGAACACAGGTTGGGATGGCCTCAACATCAAAAGTAATGCTACAAATAACCTAATAAATCTTTGGAACGTCAGTAACGCCAATGGCGTGATCTCATTCTACACTGGCGCTAGCCAAACCCAAGTAGGTTCGATCTCTACAAATGCTACCAATACGGCCTACAATACCTCTTCAGATCGCCGTATGAAGGAAAACATTGTCGATACGTCTTTCAGCCTTGTTGATCTTTTAAAAATCAAAGTTCATGACTATAACTACATCATCGATAAAGATAAAACCAAGGTCACAGGCTTCATCGCGCAGGAGCTTTACAAAGTCTTCCCTTACGCAGTTACTACCAATGGCGATGATGGTGAAGGACCTTTAAAAAAGAAACAGCCATGGTCGATCGATTACGGCAAACTGACTCCACTTTTGGTGAAATCAATTCAAGATCTGAAAACCGAAAAAGATGCCGAGATTCACAGTTTGCGCTCTGAAAACGCTGAGCTTAAGAAAGAAAACGCAGAGATCAAAGCCCGCCTTGAGCGTATCGAACGCGCTATAAGCTCTATTAAAGAGAAATAG